In Streptomyces sp. NBC_00704, a genomic segment contains:
- a CDS encoding DUF1772 domain-containing protein encodes MLIALEVFTTVAVGVMVGVEFAVAFVMAPIFNALPEDAGQLGKAHGGRMLGAVMPVWYIGSLALASVWAIAGRHHDGAGLVVGSAALLLLSVVMSILLLVPINNRNKTWTPENRPADWKEQLNRWERWHYVRVAVLIGAFTLLVTALT; translated from the coding sequence ATGCTCATCGCACTCGAGGTGTTCACCACCGTGGCCGTCGGCGTGATGGTGGGGGTGGAGTTCGCCGTCGCCTTCGTCATGGCCCCGATCTTCAACGCACTCCCCGAGGACGCCGGCCAGCTCGGCAAGGCCCACGGCGGCCGGATGCTGGGCGCCGTCATGCCGGTCTGGTACATCGGCTCGCTCGCCCTCGCGTCGGTCTGGGCCATCGCCGGGCGGCACCACGACGGCGCCGGCCTGGTCGTGGGCTCCGCCGCGCTGCTGCTCCTCAGCGTGGTGATGTCGATACTGCTGCTCGTCCCGATCAACAACCGCAACAAGACATGGACGCCCGAGAACCGGCCCGCGGACTGGAAAGAGCAGCTCAACCGCTGGGAGCGCTGGCACTACGTCCGCGTCG
- a CDS encoding TetR/AcrR family transcriptional regulator — protein sequence MSVKERKERERAARESLIVATARELAEQQGWDAVTTRRLAERIEYSQPVLYSHFRGKREIIGAVALQGAAELAVALRAATSAANGPRARVTALARGYLDFAERNPAVYDALFQLDGGLAYAQEDTPEPLKDAFAALLECLGEVAGDGVHPGVFTEVFWASLHGIVTLTRAGRLPPELAAQRVDLLVDRLAVL from the coding sequence ATGTCGGTAAAGGAACGCAAGGAGCGCGAGCGGGCGGCCCGCGAGAGCCTCATCGTGGCCACGGCCCGTGAACTCGCGGAGCAGCAGGGCTGGGACGCGGTCACCACGCGACGGCTCGCCGAGCGCATCGAGTACAGCCAGCCCGTCCTCTACAGCCACTTCCGCGGCAAGCGCGAGATCATCGGCGCCGTCGCTCTCCAGGGCGCCGCCGAGCTCGCCGTCGCGCTGCGGGCCGCGACCTCCGCCGCGAACGGACCCCGCGCCCGGGTCACCGCCCTGGCTCGCGGTTACCTCGACTTCGCCGAGCGCAACCCGGCGGTCTACGACGCCCTCTTCCAGCTCGACGGCGGCCTGGCGTACGCCCAAGAGGACACCCCGGAACCGCTCAAGGACGCCTTCGCCGCGCTGCTGGAGTGCCTCGGCGAGGTCGCCGGGGACGGTGTCCACCCAGGGGTGTTCACCGAGGTGTTCTGGGCGTCGCTGCACGGAATCGTGACCCTGACCCGAGCGGGGCGTCTGCCGCCGGAGCTCGCCGCGCAGCGGGTGGACCTGCTGGTGGACCGCCTCGCCGTGCTCTGA
- a CDS encoding non-heme iron oxygenase ferredoxin subunit: MSTSTYTYLCRFEALEEGVPRRFEAQGVAVSLVLTGGEVFAIHDVCSHAAVSLSEGEVEGCAVECWLHGSRFDLRSGKPLDPPATRPVPVYPVRVEDGSVYVDVTTPDER; encoded by the coding sequence ATGTCCACCAGCACATACACGTACCTGTGTCGTTTCGAGGCACTGGAGGAGGGGGTCCCCCGGCGGTTCGAGGCGCAAGGCGTGGCCGTCTCGTTGGTGCTGACCGGCGGCGAGGTCTTCGCGATCCACGACGTGTGCTCGCACGCGGCCGTCTCGCTGTCCGAGGGGGAGGTGGAGGGCTGCGCGGTCGAGTGCTGGCTGCACGGTTCCCGCTTCGACCTGCGCAGCGGAAAGCCCCTGGACCCGCCGGCGACCCGGCCCGTCCCGGTGTATCCCGTACGGGTCGAGGACGGGTCCGTCTACGTCGACGTCACCACGCCCGACGAACGCTGA